DNA sequence from the Streptomyces canus genome:
GGACGACGGTCAACGGGCCATCACGTAGACGAACACCCCGGCGCACACCGTGAGCGACGCGACGGCCCGCGCCATGATCACCCGGTCCACGATCCGCCGCAGCCACGGGACCGGAACGCCTCTCAGCAGCCAGGTGACCGGCAGGGAGAGCGCGGACGCACAAGCGAGGAGGAAGAACTGCCGCGCGGGGGAGTAGCCGGGATCCCAGGGGTCGTGCGCCACGTTCCCCAGATACAGCAGTCCCGCGACCGCGTACCAGAACAGCGCGCAGCCCCCGGTGAGCAGGGACTCGTACAGGGCGAACAGAACCGGCCTGCTGCGTGCGAGGCGCGGGAGGGACGTGTCGGACAGCATGCGCGAGCCCTCCCCCGGTCGGCCCCGGGAGGGCCGTCGTGGTCAAAGTACGCCGACTCCCGTACCGGGCACAGTCGTACGACGGACCGGGCCGCTGCTCAGGCCTGCTTCGACGCCAGTTCGATCACCGTGATGTCCGACGGGGCGCCCACGCGCGTGGGCGGGCCCCAGGCACCGGCGCCACGGCTGACGTAGAGCTGTGTGTCGCCGTAGCGCTCCAGGCCGGCGACGGTCGGGTTCGCGGCCTCCGCGAGGAGGTTGCCGGGCCAGAGCTGACCGCCGTGGGTGTGGCCGGAGAGCTGGAGGTCGACGCCGTGGTCGACGGCGTCGTGGATCTGGACCGGCTGGTGGGCGAGGAGCACGCACGCGCGTGCCGTGTCCCGGTCACCGAGGGCCTTGGCGAAGTCGGGGCCCTGGCCCTCGCTCTCGCCCGCGATGTCGTTGACACCGGCGAGGTCGAACCACGCCAGTTCCGTACGGTCGTTCTCCAGCGGGCGCAGACCGAGCCGCCGTACCTCCTCGACCCACTGCTCGGCGCCGGAGAAGTACTCGTGGTTGCCGGTGACGAAGAACGAGCCGTGTCGTGCCTCGAGCTGGGCGAGGGGGGCTGCCGCCGGGCCGAGGTCCTTCACGCTGCCGTCGACCAGGTCGCCGACGACCGCGATCAGGTCGGGCCGGGTGGAGTTGATGGTGTCGACAACCTTCCGGGCGAACCCACGGCCGAGCACCGGGCTCAGGTGGATGTCGCTGACCACCGCGATCCGGTAGCCGTGCGCCGCGCGCGGGAGCTTCGCCAGCGGCACGGTGACCCGCTTGACCCCGGGCCCGCGCAGGACGCCGTAGGTGCCGTAGCCGACGGTTCCCACGGCGGCCGCCGCTGCGGCTCCGGCGACGACCCGGGAGACGAAGAGGCGGCGGGAGGGGGCGGCGACGAGGGTGGCGCCGCCGGGTTCCGACGGCTCCTCGGACGCCGGTCCGTCCTTCCCGGATTGCCGGAGCGGGCTTCCGGCCTCCTGCGGCTTCTCGGCGGGTGCTCCCGCCGGTACCCGCTCCGGGTGCGGTACGGCGGCCACGGCGGGCTCGCCGCGCCCGTCCCGGCGTTCGAGGAAACGTCGCAGCAGGGGTCGTACGACCTCGCCCGCCACGACCGCGAGCAGCAGATAGATCGACAGCGCCAGCCACAGGAAGCCGGGCCACGCGAGCACGCGCTGGAGCCAGAAGGGGGCACCGGTGCGCTCCGCGACCAGGGCACCGACCGCCAGCACCCAGCCGCCGCCGATGAGCACCGCGCCCACGCGGCGGGCCCGGCCGGGGCCGTCGGTGGTGTCGCGGAACAGCCGGCGCCACAGGTACCAGTTGGCCGTCACCAGGACGGCCAGGGCAAGCAGTGCGAAGACGATGACCACGGTCTGCTAACTCTCGAGGGTCGGCTGTGAGTTCCGGCGCAGTGCGCGCACTCCACGCAACCCGATGAGCCCGACGACCGTCCCCAATACGAAGGAGACGACAGCCAGCAGCAGGTGCACCCAGAAGTACCCCGTCGGGTCGCCCGCGTCGTCGAACGCGAGCCCGCTGGCGTCCTTGACGAGGTTCTTGACGAAAGTGATCCAGATGATCCAGCTCCACACCCCGAAGGCGAGCAGGAACCAGGAGACGGGGCGGCTGAGCTTCATGGGTCCAGTATCGCGGGCCGTTGCCCGGTTCGGCGGCCGGGGTGGGGAGGGCTGTGAGACTTCACCCTCCGCGCCATGTACGTTCCTGAGCGTGTCCGCACCCCACAAGAAGACCGCCGGGCGATCCCTGCTGGTCACCTCCACCGCCGCCCTGTCGTCCCTCGCGCTGACCGCGCCGGTCGCTCTCGCGGCTCCCAGCCCGTCACCGAGCGCGTCCCCGAGTGCCACTCCCCCGGCGCACATGTCGACCGTGGGCGGCTCGCGGCTCGGCCAGACGGGCACACAGGTCAATCTCGCGAGCGGGGTCCCGGTGCTGCCCAAGGACATCACCGCGCGCTCCTGGATCGTCACGGACGCCGAGTCCGGCGACGTGCTCGCCGCGCACAACGCGCACTGGCGGCTGCCCCCGGCGAGCACCATGAAGATGCTCTTCGCGGACACCGTGCTGCCGAAGTTCGCCAAGACCGAGAAGCACAAGGTCGTCCCCTCCGACCTCGCGGGCATGGGCGCCGGCTCCAGCCTGGTCGGGATAAAGGAGGGCGAGACGTACACGGTCCACGATCTGTGGCTCGGCGTCTTCCTTCGCTCCGGCAACGACGCCGTGCACGTCCTGTCCGCGATGAACAAGGGCGTCGCCAAGACCGTCACGGAGATGAACGAGCACGCCGAGGACCTCCAGGCCCTCGACACGCATGTCGTCAGCCCCGACGGCTACGACGCCCCCGGCCAGGTCTCCTCCGCCTACGACCTGACCCTGTTCGCCCGTTCCGGCCTGCAGAAGAAGGACTTCCGCGAGTACTGCTCGACGGTCACCGCGAAGTTCCCCGGCGAGACGAAGAAGGACAAGAAGGGCAAGACCGTCCGCAAGCCCTTCGAGATCCAGAACACCAACCGACTGCTGAGCGGCGACTACGACATGTCGCAGTACCAGGGCATCGCAGGCGTGAAGAACGGCAACACCACCAACGCCGGCGCCACCTTCACCGGTGTCGCCGAGCGCAATGGCAGGGTGCTGCTCGTCACCGTCATGAACCCGTCCAAGGAAGAGCACAACGAGGTCTACAAGGAGACCGCGAAGCTCTTCGACTGGGGCTTCAAGGCGGCCGGCAAGGTGGAGCCGGTGGGTGATCTGGTGCCGCCGAAGGGTGCCGCGCAGTCCAGCGCCCAGCCGGGGGACTCCGGCGAGGCCGGGGGTTCCGGGGACTCCGCGGGCTCAGGGGCCTCGGCGAAGCCCGTCGCGTCCGCCACGGCCCACGGCGGCTCCCGCGGCATGGGCACCGCCTTCGCGATCACCGGCGGCCTCCTCGTGCTGCTCGCGGGGGCCGCGTTCCTCGTCAACCGCCGCTGGCCGCTGCCCGATCTGGTACGTCGTCGCTCTTCTCGTCCGTGAGCTCCTGCTCCTTGCTCCCCGTCGCCGTCCACGCGGCACAGAACAGCACCAGTTTCGCCGTGAAGTTGATCCACAGCAGCAGGGCGACGGGGACGCCGAACGCGCCGTACATGCTCTTCGTCGCCACGCCCTGCATATAGCCGCTCAGCAGCAGCTTCAGCAGCTCGAAGCCGATAGCGCCGGTCAGCGCGGCGACGAGCAGCCGGCGGCGCGTCGGCTCGACTCCGGGCAGCAGGGTCAGGACGTACAGCAGGAGCAGGAAGTCGGCGAGTACGGCGATGACGAAGGCGGCGACGCGCAGCAGGGCCCGGCCCGCGCCGCCCTCCTGGAGGCCCAGTTCCCCGCCGATCCAGTCGACCAGCGCGGAGGCGACGGTGGAGATGGCGAGCGTGACCAGGACCGCGCCGCCGAA
Encoded proteins:
- a CDS encoding metallophosphoesterase yields the protein MVIVFALLALAVLVTANWYLWRRLFRDTTDGPGRARRVGAVLIGGGWVLAVGALVAERTGAPFWLQRVLAWPGFLWLALSIYLLLAVVAGEVVRPLLRRFLERRDGRGEPAVAAVPHPERVPAGAPAEKPQEAGSPLRQSGKDGPASEEPSEPGGATLVAAPSRRLFVSRVVAGAAAAAAVGTVGYGTYGVLRGPGVKRVTVPLAKLPRAAHGYRIAVVSDIHLSPVLGRGFARKVVDTINSTRPDLIAVVGDLVDGSVKDLGPAAAPLAQLEARHGSFFVTGNHEYFSGAEQWVEEVRRLGLRPLENDRTELAWFDLAGVNDIAGESEGQGPDFAKALGDRDTARACVLLAHQPVQIHDAVDHGVDLQLSGHTHGGQLWPGNLLAEAANPTVAGLERYGDTQLYVSRGAGAWGPPTRVGAPSDITVIELASKQA
- a CDS encoding SCO4848 family membrane protein; translated protein: MKLSRPVSWFLLAFGVWSWIIWITFVKNLVKDASGLAFDDAGDPTGYFWVHLLLAVVSFVLGTVVGLIGLRGVRALRRNSQPTLES
- a CDS encoding D-alanyl-D-alanine carboxypeptidase family protein, translated to MSAPHKKTAGRSLLVTSTAALSSLALTAPVALAAPSPSPSASPSATPPAHMSTVGGSRLGQTGTQVNLASGVPVLPKDITARSWIVTDAESGDVLAAHNAHWRLPPASTMKMLFADTVLPKFAKTEKHKVVPSDLAGMGAGSSLVGIKEGETYTVHDLWLGVFLRSGNDAVHVLSAMNKGVAKTVTEMNEHAEDLQALDTHVVSPDGYDAPGQVSSAYDLTLFARSGLQKKDFREYCSTVTAKFPGETKKDKKGKTVRKPFEIQNTNRLLSGDYDMSQYQGIAGVKNGNTTNAGATFTGVAERNGRVLLVTVMNPSKEEHNEVYKETAKLFDWGFKAAGKVEPVGDLVPPKGAAQSSAQPGDSGEAGGSGDSAGSGASAKPVASATAHGGSRGMGTAFAITGGLLVLLAGAAFLVNRRWPLPDLVRRRSSRP
- a CDS encoding YihY/virulence factor BrkB family protein; the encoded protein is MDWLKRLPVVGPLWVRLTATHAWRSYERLDRVKWTRLAAAMTFTSFVALFPLLTVAAAIAAATLSTKQQNDLQDKIADQVPGISEQLNIGDLVQNAGTVGLIAAAALLFTGIGWAGSMRECLRAVWELPDEDENAILRKGKDLGILVGFGGAVLVTLAISTVASALVDWIGGELGLQEGGAGRALLRVAAFVIAVLADFLLLLYVLTLLPGVEPTRRRLLVAALTGAIGFELLKLLLSGYMQGVATKSMYGAFGVPVALLLWINFTAKLVLFCAAWTATGSKEQELTDEKSDDVPDRAAASGG